TGCCCGGTCGGTGCACGCGCTGGCCTATACGATAGGATCGCACATCGTTTTCGATGCAGGCCAGTTCGCACCCTCGACACCGGGCGGTCAATGGTTGTTGGCCCACGAATTGACCCATGTGGCCCAACAAGGGCAACTGGACGGTGTAAACCATGACTCACTGAATGAGCAGGAGTCAGAGGCCATCCCGGGTGACCTGTCCGCCAGCAGGTCATCAGCGAATGGCCAGGCAGGAAGCGCATGAGCACATTTCCCGGCACTCCCAGGCTGATCAAAGGTGGGCTCGTACTGATCGACCCTGTCTCGGCTGCCGTTCAGCAGGTGATCACGTTGCAGTACAACCCCGATACGATCACGCGCACGCTGCAGGTTCAGAGTGTAGGCGAAACGGCCGACCGTTCCGAGGCGCTGCGCCTCAAAGGCCCCCCGGTGGAGACCATTAGCCTTGAAGCGGAAATCGATGCGAGCGATCAGTTGGCTGCAGGGGATTCCTCGGTGAGTGAGTTGGGCGTTGCGCCTCAACTGGCCGCACTTGAGGCTACAGTTTATCCGGCCAGCAGCCAACTGCAGCAGATCAATGGACTGGCTCAAAGCGGAACCCTGGAGATCATTCCCATGCAGGCTCCCCTGATGCTATTTGTGTGGAGCAAAAACCGGGTAATGCCGGTGCGCATCTCCGACTTCAGTATTACGGAGCAGGCCTTCGATCCGGCGCTGAACCCGATCCGGGCCAAAGTGAGCCTGAGCTTGCGAGTCCTCAGCATCAGCGACCTTCCCTTCAACGAGAAGGGAGGCAATCTCTATATGATCTATCAGCAACAGAAGGAGCAGCTGGTTAGCCGCGGTCCGGGAGGCACCCTGGGTGCTCTGGGCCTGGGAGGGATACCATGAGCGATTCCGAACAAGCGCTGCAGGCGTTGCTTCAGCCGCTGGGAATGGACTCCACGGCCTTTCCACCCACCAGCCGCTATCATGGCATTGAAGTTGCCACCATGGAGACCTCGGACGGTCGCACCATTGCTTACGTGCGACGTCGTTTCGTCCCGCCGCCGGAGCGTTTCGCGTTGCTACAGGAACATACGGTTCAGGAGGGTGACCGGCTGGACAAACTCGCTGCTCAATACATCGGCGATCCGGAGCAATTCTGGCGTCTCTGTGATGCCAATGGTGCGACGCGACCTGATGAACTGACCGAAGAGAACGGCCGGAAGCTACGGATTACCTTGCCAGAAGGCATTCCAGGCGGCCAAAATGCTTAAGGGCATCAATCTTACCCTGATGATCGGTCCGGCTGTGCCGCTGCCGGTACCGGCGGCTGTGCTCGATGCCCTGACTGACATTCAGGTACAGGTCAATTCCGGCGAGGTGACCAGCGGATTCGAGATGAAGTTCACGCTCTCAAAAAACTCGCCACTGCATACCCTCTTTCTTCTGAGTGGCCAGGCGGCAATTCCCATCATGCGTGCGGTGATCGTGGTAACGGTGAACGGGGCGACCGAAGTTCTGATGGATGGTGTGATCACGCATCAGAATGTGAGTCCCGGCGGCGCAGGAAACGACCCCGTGCTGACGGTCAAGGGCAAGGACCTGACAGCAGTCATGAACTGGATCGATTTCAGTGGCATTCCCTACCCTGCCATGCCCAATTTTGCGCGGGTTGCACTCATTCTGGCAAAATATGCCGTCCTGGGAATTATTCCCGTGGTGATCCCCAGCGTTCTGACCGAAGTGCCCATTCCTGTGGATCGAATTCCACGACACAAGGGAAAGGATCTTGCATACGTCAAACAGCTGGCCGAGGAGGCAGGTTACGTCTTTTATCTCGATCCAGGTCCAGCGCCAGGCACAAGCAGAGCCTACTGGGGTCCCCTGATCAAAGTTGGTGCGCCGCAGCCAGCCCTGAACATGGATATGGACCACTACACTAACGTGGAGTCCTTGAGCTTCAACTTCGACAACGAAGGCCGTACGCTTCCCGTGGTATTCATCCAGAACCAGTTGACCAAGGTGCCAATTCCCATCCCGATTCCTGATGTTTCATTGACCAATCCACCGCTGGGCCTGGTTCCGCCCCTGCCGAACGACATCGAGCCTTTGAGCGGCACTGCCAAACTCTCTCCGATCCGGGCCGCTCTCTTTGGCCTGTCGAATGCCGCAAAATCGGCTGACGCGGTGACCGCCGATGGCACGCTTGACGTGTTGCGCTATGGCCGGGTTCTGAAGGCCCGTCAGTTGGTCGGCGTGCGCGGGGCCGGTGTTGCCTTCGACGGACTCTATTACGTGAACAGCGTGACCCACCAGATCAAGCAGAGCCAATACAAACAATCCTTCACCCTTGCTCGCAACGGACTGCTGTCTACCGTTCCCACCGTTCCAGCCTGAGGAGCAATACGAGTCTGAATTCTATGAGCCAAAAAAAGTTCTATGGCAAATATCGTGGTCAGGTCATCAACAACGTTGATCCCATGATGATAGGCAGGATCCAGGTTATGGTGCCCGACGTATCAAACATTGCCTTGACCAGTTGGGCCATGCCCTGTCTGCCCGTCGGTGGCGTACAGATGGGCATGTTTACAGTGCCACCCATTGGCGCAGGCGTCTGGATCGAATTCGAGCAGGGTGACCCTGATTATCCCATCTGGACAGGCTCCTTTTGGGGTTCGACGGCCGAGGTGCCTGCGTTAGCCAAAACCGTGCCCCCGGCCATCGACGGAATCACCCTGCAAACTACGCTGCAAAATGGCATCGTGATCAGCGACCTGCCTGGACCCACCGGTGGCATCATGCTCAAGAGCACGACCGGCGCCACGCTGATCGTCAACGATACAGGTATTTACATCCAGAATGGCAAGGGGGCGATGATCACGTTGATCGGCCCCACGGTGACCGTCAACAACGGCGCGCTGGTGGTCGTCTGAGGTCATTCTGAAGAATGCTATCTATCCGATAAAGGAGATCGACTCGTGCCAGGTCCTTTGCTTCACGTCGGCGCCGTGGTGATTTGTGCCCACGGCGGACAGGCTCAGCCGGCGGTGCCCAATCCCAGGGTGCTGGTAAACGGGCAGCCAACGGTTGCTGTTACGTCACCTTATGTGATCGCAGGCTGCGCGTTCGTGCCGCCCGGCGGCAACGGTCCCTGCGTGACGGCCCAGTTTGTCACTTCGGCGATCCGGGTCACGAGCAATGGACAGCCCTTGCTTCTGCAGGATAGTCAGGCTATCTGTGCTCCCACCGGCACGCCCCTGTTGCCGCTTGTGGTGCAGCCGCGGGTGACCGCCATATGAGGAGGCAGACCAATGACGATGGCACTTAGCAAGACCATGAAGAACCTGGATTATGCCTACCATTTCGATGGTCGGGGCCGCACGGCCGGCACCGGCTACGAGGACCATATTCGCGATATGATCGAGCAGGTGCTGTTCACGGTGCCGGGAGAGCGGGTCAACCGCCCCGATTTCGGTAGCGGCCTCCTTCAGCTGGTGTTCGCACCCAACAGTGATGAGTTGGCAGCAACCACCCAGTTCCTGGTACAGGGCGCTCTGCAACAGTGGTTGGGCGACCTGATACTGGTCGAAGAGGTCGAGGTCGAGGCCCAGGATTCCAGCTTGACAGTCCAGGTGCGATACGTTATCCGGCGGACACAAGAGCGCCGGGTGGCGGAGTTCAACCGCCAGATCTGAGAGTGAGTTATGATCTATTTCTGCTGTGACGAAAGGCGCCGCAACAGCGTTGCGAACCATCCGGTGCTCAATGGGATCGACTATCTGGAGGTGCTGGACGATCCTGGGCTGCCCAACAATCTCAGGCAGCGTACACTCTTCGTTCACTTTCTGAAGGAGGATCATCTTGCCGGACTGGACTCGACGAATATTGTGATCGAGGGTGGCGAGCGGATCCGGGATATCGCTGTGCTGGAAACCAAGGCTGATCCATTGGATGCCACGGTACTGGTGGTCACTGTCGACCAACCGGGCGACTTCTCGACCTATACCTTGCGTTTGGTGGCAGCGCCGGAGGCGTTGAGCCCACCTGAGGACTTCGATCCTCGTCTTTCAGCCATCGACTTTTCCTTCAAGGTGGCCTGTCCCAGCGATTTCGACTGTCTGCCTGTCGATGAATGCCCTCCAGATGTCGAGTTGGCGCCTGAGATCAACTATCTTGCCAGGGATTATGCCAGTTTCCGGCAGCTTATGCTGGACCGGATGGCGACGATCATGCCCGATTGGCCGGAGCGAAATCCGGCCGACCTTGGTGTGGCCCTGGTGGAGTTGCTGGCTTATCTGGCCGACCGTTTGAGCTACCAGCAGGATGCCGTAGCCACAGAGGCCTACCTGGGCACCGCCAGGTTACGGACCTCGGTGAAGCGTCACGCCCGTTTGATGGATTACTTCATGCATGATGGCTGCAACGCGCGGGCATGGGTTTATTTTGATGTCAACGCGCCGGTGACTCTGCTGGATGTGGATACGATCTCTGGTGCGCCCGCGCGACTGTTGACCCGATGTGTGCCAGGTCCGGTGGTTGCGGCCGATGATTTGCCGGCTGTGCTCACAGACCACGATCCCGAGGTCTTTGAGTTGCTGGAAACTGGCTACCTGCACCCCGCTCACAATGAAATCCCCTTCTATACCTGGGGCGATGAGGAATGTTGTTTGCCCAGGGGTGCCACCCGCGCCTACTTGAAGGACAGCGTGAATGGGGACGAACGACCACGCTTGCGTCCCGGGGATGTGATCATCTTCGAGGAACGCCTGGGGCCGAACACTGGCAGCGAGGCTGATGCCGATCCAAGCCATCGCCACGCCGTGCGTTTGACTCGGGTGCATCCGGAAGCAAGCGAAACGATGCAGGCTGGCGGCCCTGGAGTTCGTCCGAGGATAGATAGAACGCCTGCCGCAGCGGTCATCGATCCCCTCACCGGGCAGCCATACATTGCCATCGAATGGGATCCTGAAGATGCGCTGCCCTTCCCGCTTTGCCTGTCGGGCATCACCGACGATGACCATGGCAGTCAACTGGTTTTGGACATCAGCCTTGCCCTTGGAAACGTTGTCCTGGCGGACCACGGTCTGAGTATCACGGACGAGGATCTGGGAGTTGTTCCCGACGCAACGATCTTCAAAGCGGAGGGCAGCGAAGCCCACTGCGAGCCTCACCAACGCCATCCGGTTCCTGCCCGTTTCCGGCCCGGTTTGCAGAGTCAACCGTTGACCCAGCAGGGCATGGTGCCGGCGACAGAGCAGCTTCCTGGTGGTGGTCAACAGAGGGTGCACCGGCCTTTCGACGACGAAGGGTCGGCGACAGCGGCATTCCGGTGGTTGATGCGTAATACCATGCCTGCGGTCAGCCTGGTCGATAGCCTGGAGCGGACCTGGAAATCCCGGCGTGACCTTTTGGCAAGCGAAGAGGATGCCACCGAGTTCGTGGTGGAGATGGAGCAGGGAGGACGGGCCTTTCTGCGCTTCGGCGACGACCGCCATGGTGAGCGTCCCAACAGTGGGCTGGGATTCACGGCAACTTATCGGATCGGCAATGGAACGAGCGGAAACGTCGGTACCGACGTGATCACTCTGCTGGTGACAGGGCAGAACGATGTGGCGGCTGCAGTTACCGGCGTGCGTAATCCATTGCCTGCCCGAGGTGCTGTTGAAGCGGAGCGCATCGAGGATGTTCGCCAGCGGGCACCTGTGGCCTTTCGCACCCAGGAGAGGGCTGTGACGGCCGCGGACTATGCCGAAGTCACGGAACGGCAGCAGGACATGCAGATCCAGCAGGCGGCCGCGACCTTTCGCTGGACCGGCAGCTGGCACACGGTGTTTGTAACGGCCGATCGTTATGCCGGGCTTACCGTCGATGAACACTTCGAGCAGCGCCTGCAAGACCGGCTCGAGCGCTACCGTCTGGCGGGCTACGACCTGGAGGTCGACGGTCCGCGCTACGTGCCGCTGGAAGTCACCATCAAGGTCTGCGTCAAGACAGACTATTTTCGCAGCCACGTCAAGGCAGCCCTTCTCGATGTCTTTAGCAATCGCGTCCTGCCCGATGGACGGTTGGGTATCTTCCATCCCGACAATTTCACCTTTGGCCAGCCTGTCTATCTGAGCAAATTGGTGGCTGCGGCCCAGCAGGTGGCGGGGGTGGAATCAGTGAAAGTTTCCAGGTTTCAGCGGCGGGGCCGTCCCGATCCGAAGGCGTTTCAGGATGGCATGTTGGCCTTCGAGCGGCTTGAGATCGCTCGATTGGACAACGATCCCAGTTTCCCCGAACGAGGTACATTCAAGTTGAAGTTGTTAGGTGGCAAATAACACCAGAGGATCATGATGAGCCAATCTCCAGTCACGCTGAATGACTGCGGCTGCTGTCAGGGAACCAGCGCAGAGACGCCGGTTACCCTCGATAATCGACCAGGCCTGAGTGCGATCGCCTACCGGGTTGGCATCCACGGAACGTTCAAGCGCACCATGCTGGCCCGTCTTTCCTCCAGCGCTTACCCAGCGCTGCGTATGCTGACGACCCGCGAGGATGACGACTTCACCATCGCTCTGCTGGATGCGTGGGCAGTGGTTGGCGATGTGCTGAGCTTTTATCAGGAACGGATCGCCAACGAGTCCTACTGGCGTACGGCGACGGAACGGCTGTCGCTGCTGGAGATGGCCCGTCTTATTGGCTACGAACTGCGCCCCGGCGTGGCCGCCACGACCCTGCTGGCCTTTTCGATGGACGAGACACCTGGGGCGCCCGAAAGCGTCATCGTGACGGCAGGTGTCAAGGCTCAAAGTGTACCGGGACAGGACGAATTTCCTCAGACCTTCGAGACCATCGAGGAAATCGAGGCCCGCCCCGAATGGAATGCACTGAAGCTGAAGTTAACCGAAGGCCAAAGTGTTGGACAGAGCAGCCAAAAGATCTATCTGGAAGGCACCGGCAGTAATCTTCGGGCCGGCGATGCGCTTATCTTCGTCGGAACGAATCGAAAGGACGATCCCGAAAGCAACAACTGGGACTTTCGCTATGTAAGCGATGTGACTGCCGACCCGGTGTCGAACCAGACGCTGGTCATATTGAGCACAGCCCTGGATAGTAGCGTGGCTTCTGGACATCCGCTGGAGGTGCACGCGCTGCGCCAGAGAGCGGCCCTCTTCGGCTACAATGCCCCTGATCCGCGTGTCCTGCCGGCGGAAACCCTGACCAAATACGCGAGCAGCCTCAATGCAGGGAAGACCCGTTGGCTCTATCCAATATCCGGGAGCACGGTTTATTTGGACAACAACTATCCTGCGGTTGAGAAAAGCAGTTGGGTCGTGCTGACCAGGCCCGGCTCTACCCGGCTGTACGAAACGGCTGGCGTTTCCGAGGCCGCTGTTGCCAATTTTGCCATGACAGGAAAGGCAGCAAAGGTTCAACTGGACCCCAGCACCGGCCTGGGTAACTTTTCCAGCACCAACTATCGCGGCACGACAGTCTATGCCCAAAGCGAACGGCTTGCAGTAGCCAGTGAGAGGCCCATCGGCAAGAAGGCAACCGGCAGGGTGGATAATCTCCTGATGGCAGCCAAGGTGGACAACCTGTTGCCCGAGCGACGCCTTGTTCTGGTAGGCATCCCAAAAGACGCTGAAGAGTTAACGAGCGAGGACCTGGTCCTGGACAGCGCCAAACTTGAAGGCAACGCCACACGCCTGACCTTCACTACGACGCTTCAGCAATCGTACCAGCTGGAAACAGTGATGATCTACGCCAATGTGGCCAGGGCCACTCACGGCGAGACCACCCAGGAGGTGTTGGGTGCCGGCGATGCAACCCGGCCCTACCAGAAGTTTGGGCTAAAACAGTCGCCGGTGACCTATGTGCGGGATACAGTATCGGCCAGCGGCGCGGTTTCGACATTGGCGGTGAGGGTCAACGACATCCTGTGGCACGAGGTGCCAAGCCTGTACCAAAAAGGCCGCGATGAGCGTGTCTTCGTGACCCGGCGGGACGACGAGGGAAAGATGACCGTACAGTTCGGCGACGGTCAAAATGGCGCCCGGCTGCCCACCGGTATTGACAATGTCCGGGCTACGTATCGCAAGGGGCTGGGAGCAGCCGGTAACCTGGAGTCTGAGCGACTGACAACTCTGTTGACCCGTCCGTTGGGCTTGAAGGAAGTTGCTAATCCGGTGCGGGCTGCTGGCGGCGCCGATGGGGAGACCCGCGACGAAGCCCGCCGCAATGCGCCTGTCACAGTTCGGACCCTGGATCGCATCGTTTCTCTTCAGGATTATGAGGATTTCGCCCAGGCCTATGCCGGGATCGCCAAAGCCCGGGCCACCTGGACCTGGAGCGGCCAACAGCGGGGCGTGTTTGTTACCGTCGCTGGCGCGAACGGCGACATCGTGGAGACCGGTAGCGACACGACCGGTTCCAGCCTGCTTTCGGCCATGCAGGGGGCTGGCAATCCCTTCGTGCCGCTGTCACTCGCTTCCTATGTTCCGGTGAAATTTACGTTGGACGCCGTGATAACCGTTGAGCTGGATTATGACTCCGATCTGGTTCTGGCAGCCGTGGAGAATGATCTGCGCGATCACTATTCGTTCGAGGCCGGAGAGCTGGGCAAGCATGTTTTTCTGAGCGAGATCATGGCTGTGATACAGAGCGTCGATGGGGTGGTTGCAGTCGACGTCAATTACTTTCATCGGCTTGATCCTGGCGTCGGCCCCACTTTTTCTCAGCGACTGATTGCCGCCGCGCCGAGCCCGGGCGTGGCGGCCGGGGAGGTTTTCGGCGCCGAACTGTTGATGATCACCGATGAGCCGCTGGGGCTCGAGACCGCACTATAGGGTCTGGACGAGACGAGGTTCAGAATGAGTTACGACCTGGACACGATATACGAATTGCTACCGGCAATCTACCGCCTGCGCGATGCAGAGGAAGGGGATCCTCTCAAGGCGTTACTGGGTGTCATATCCGAGCAGACAGCGATTCTCGAGGAGAATCTGGCTCAGCTTTACGACGATCAATTCATCGAAACCTGCGCCGATTGGGTGGTGCCCTATATCGGCGATCTGATCGGGTATCGTACTCTGCACGGAGTCACTCCGGAAGTTAGCAGTCCTCGCGCTGAGGTGGCTAACACGATAGGCTACCGCCGGCGCAAGGGCACTGCGGCGATGCTGGAGCAACTGGCCAGGGATGTAACCGGCTGGAATGCCCGGGTGGTCGAGTTCTTTGAGCTTCTGGCAACCAGTCAATACATGAAACACCTGAGGCTGCACAACCTGTACAGCCCTGCCATGCGCGATTGGGAAGCGCTGGAACGATTGGATACTGCCTTCGACAGGGTTGCTCACACGGCAGATGTCAGGCGAATTGGCGGCTATCCGCAGTCGCCCAGGTCTGAACGAAGCGCCGGCAAGTTCAATATTCCCAATGTGGGGATTTACCTCTGGCGACTGGATAGCCATAAACGCAGCAGGTCGCCCGCGGTACGGATCGGTCCCCGGCGTTATATGTTCAGCCCTCTGGGGAAAAACACCCCGCTCTACAATCGGGTCGAAACTGAGGATGAGATCACCCACCTGGCGGAGCCCATCAATGTTCCCATGGCGTTGAGCCGCCGGGTACTGGATTCCTACCTGGCACTGCACTACGGGCCTGGCAAGGGAATCCTGCTCACCGCCGGCGGTGTGGAGATCGACCGCAGCCAGGTCGTGGTCTGCAATCTTTCCGACAAGGGGGCTGTGTGGGCCCATAAGCCGGCCGACAAATATGCCATCGATCCGGTACTTGGCCGGGTGGCTACCCCGCAGAACACGGGGGACCCGGGCCAGGGCATTTTGACGGTGACCTTCCACTATGGATTCAGCGCCGATCTGGGCGGAGGCGAATACGCCAGGGCCGACGACCTGGATGAGGAACTCGCGCCGGTGATGAGGGTGCCAACAGATGAGGCGTCGATTCAGGCTGCGCTTGCGGCCCTGGGTGGCCACGGCGTTGTCGAAGTGCAGGATAGTGGCCCCTACGATGAGACTCCCCACCTCACGGCCACAGCTGGTTCCCGCCTGGAGCTACGGGCCGCGGACGGAAGCTTTCCTCACCTCTTGCTGGGCGGTGAACTGGTCATCGACGGGGGGGATGAAGCCGAGGTTACCGTCGATGGCTTGCTGATCAGCGCCGCCGCCGTCCGTATCACAGGCAACCTGCGACGGGTTACCCTACGCCACTGTACTCTTGTGCCTGGGCACAGCCTCTTCGTCGATGGAAGGCCGCGTTTCCCCGACGCGGCAAGCCTGATCGTCGATGCCGAGGGCCTGATCCTGGAGATCGACCGGTGCATATTGGGCGGATTGCGAGTCGACGGACAGGTCGCGGAGGTTCGTATCGTGGACAGTATTGTCGATGCGACCTCGCCCGACAGGGTCGCTTACGCCGCTTTGGATGGAGAGGGACCTGGCGCGCAGCTGACCGTCGTCGATTCTACGGTAATCGGCAAGGTGCACACCCGGCTGCTGGAGTTGGCCTCAAACACCATTTTTCACGCCCGGCTTGATGTTGACGGCGGGGATACCTGGCTCGCGCCCGTTTTGTCGCAGCGGCGCCAGGAGGGCTGCGTGCGCTTTTCATTTGTGCCGTTCCGGTCGGTGACACCTCGCCGTTTTCAATGCCAGCCGGCCAGGGAGGAAGACATGGTGTCCATGAGGCCTGTCTTCAACTCCCAGCGCTATGGAGATCCCGACTATTGCCAGTTGAACCAGCGGTGCCCGGTCGAGATTCGCACTGGTGCCGATGATGAATCTGAGATGGGCGTGTTTCACGACCTGTATCAGCCTCAAAAAGAGACGAATCTGCGGGTACGCCTGGATGAATATCTGCGCTTTGGGTTGGAGGCGGGGATATTCTATGCCAGCTAACCGATCCTTTGGAGGTCCGCTATGAAGGGCGATTTCAGTCGAAACACCTTTGATCCAAAAAAACATTATTCCAACGTACTGATGCAACAGGGACGCGTGCATCTGGACGCGGATTGGAATGAGCAGCAGGCGATCGTTACCTGCCGTGTCGAAACCGAGGCCCGAGATGTGATCGGGAAGTGCGGTGGGCCGCTCGGCGGGGCTGGTTTCGGGCTGGTCGCCAAACCGGACGGCACGCTGGTGATTGGCAAGGGCCGTTACTACGTGGACGGCATTCTGTGCAAGAACGAGCAGGACGCAGCCTACAAAGATCAGCCTGATCTGCATGAGCCACCTGACATTCCCTCATTGCTGAAAGAGGCGGATACCGCTCTGGGAATCGTCTACCTGGATGTATGGAAACGTCACATCACGGCCCTGGACGATCGGCTTATTCGGGAGGTAGCCCTGGGCGGCCCCGACACCGCCACCCGGGTGCAGACCGTCTGGCAGGTCAAGGTGCTGCCCGTTCAGTCAGCCGGCGATTCCAGTGAATTGCAGGAGTTGATTGAGGTGCGCAAAGAGCTGCTGCAGATGCTCATGGAACTGGAAGAAGCAGGCGCCGGGGCCGACCAGATCGCCGAGGTGAAGGCTAAGATTGAGGAAGTCGAGG
Above is a genomic segment from Chloroflexota bacterium containing:
- a CDS encoding putative baseplate assembly protein, with the protein product MMSQSPVTLNDCGCCQGTSAETPVTLDNRPGLSAIAYRVGIHGTFKRTMLARLSSSAYPALRMLTTREDDDFTIALLDAWAVVGDVLSFYQERIANESYWRTATERLSLLEMARLIGYELRPGVAATTLLAFSMDETPGAPESVIVTAGVKAQSVPGQDEFPQTFETIEEIEARPEWNALKLKLTEGQSVGQSSQKIYLEGTGSNLRAGDALIFVGTNRKDDPESNNWDFRYVSDVTADPVSNQTLVILSTALDSSVASGHPLEVHALRQRAALFGYNAPDPRVLPAETLTKYASSLNAGKTRWLYPISGSTVYLDNNYPAVEKSSWVVLTRPGSTRLYETAGVSEAAVANFAMTGKAAKVQLDPSTGLGNFSSTNYRGTTVYAQSERLAVASERPIGKKATGRVDNLLMAAKVDNLLPERRLVLVGIPKDAEELTSEDLVLDSAKLEGNATRLTFTTTLQQSYQLETVMIYANVARATHGETTQEVLGAGDATRPYQKFGLKQSPVTYVRDTVSASGAVSTLAVRVNDILWHEVPSLYQKGRDERVFVTRRDDEGKMTVQFGDGQNGARLPTGIDNVRATYRKGLGAAGNLESERLTTLLTRPLGLKEVANPVRAAGGADGETRDEARRNAPVTVRTLDRIVSLQDYEDFAQAYAGIAKARATWTWSGQQRGVFVTVAGANGDIVETGSDTTGSSLLSAMQGAGNPFVPLSLASYVPVKFTLDAVITVELDYDSDLVLAAVENDLRDHYSFEAGELGKHVFLSEIMAVIQSVDGVVAVDVNYFHRLDPGVGPTFSQRLIAAAPSPGVAAGEVFGAELLMITDEPLGLETAL
- a CDS encoding LysM domain-containing protein, producing MSDSEQALQALLQPLGMDSTAFPPTSRYHGIEVATMETSDGRTIAYVRRRFVPPPERFALLQEHTVQEGDRLDKLAAQYIGDPEQFWRLCDANGATRPDELTEENGRKLRITLPEGIPGGQNA
- a CDS encoding putative baseplate assembly protein, translating into MIYFCCDERRRNSVANHPVLNGIDYLEVLDDPGLPNNLRQRTLFVHFLKEDHLAGLDSTNIVIEGGERIRDIAVLETKADPLDATVLVVTVDQPGDFSTYTLRLVAAPEALSPPEDFDPRLSAIDFSFKVACPSDFDCLPVDECPPDVELAPEINYLARDYASFRQLMLDRMATIMPDWPERNPADLGVALVELLAYLADRLSYQQDAVATEAYLGTARLRTSVKRHARLMDYFMHDGCNARAWVYFDVNAPVTLLDVDTISGAPARLLTRCVPGPVVAADDLPAVLTDHDPEVFELLETGYLHPAHNEIPFYTWGDEECCLPRGATRAYLKDSVNGDERPRLRPGDVIIFEERLGPNTGSEADADPSHRHAVRLTRVHPEASETMQAGGPGVRPRIDRTPAAAVIDPLTGQPYIAIEWDPEDALPFPLCLSGITDDDHGSQLVLDISLALGNVVLADHGLSITDEDLGVVPDATIFKAEGSEAHCEPHQRHPVPARFRPGLQSQPLTQQGMVPATEQLPGGGQQRVHRPFDDEGSATAAFRWLMRNTMPAVSLVDSLERTWKSRRDLLASEEDATEFVVEMEQGGRAFLRFGDDRHGERPNSGLGFTATYRIGNGTSGNVGTDVITLLVTGQNDVAAAVTGVRNPLPARGAVEAERIEDVRQRAPVAFRTQERAVTAADYAEVTERQQDMQIQQAAATFRWTGSWHTVFVTADRYAGLTVDEHFEQRLQDRLERYRLAGYDLEVDGPRYVPLEVTIKVCVKTDYFRSHVKAALLDVFSNRVLPDGRLGIFHPDNFTFGQPVYLSKLVAAAQQVAGVESVKVSRFQRRGRPDPKAFQDGMLAFERLEIARLDNDPSFPERGTFKLKLLGGK
- a CDS encoding GPW/gp25 family protein, which codes for MKNLDYAYHFDGRGRTAGTGYEDHIRDMIEQVLFTVPGERVNRPDFGSGLLQLVFAPNSDELAATTQFLVQGALQQWLGDLILVEEVEVEAQDSSLTVQVRYVIRRTQERRVAEFNRQI
- a CDS encoding phage baseplate assembly protein V — its product is MSQKKFYGKYRGQVINNVDPMMIGRIQVMVPDVSNIALTSWAMPCLPVGGVQMGMFTVPPIGAGVWIEFEQGDPDYPIWTGSFWGSTAEVPALAKTVPPAIDGITLQTTLQNGIVISDLPGPTGGIMLKSTTGATLIVNDTGIYIQNGKGAMITLIGPTVTVNNGALVVV